Proteins encoded in a region of the Triticum dicoccoides isolate Atlit2015 ecotype Zavitan chromosome 3A, WEW_v2.0, whole genome shotgun sequence genome:
- the LOC119271870 gene encoding uncharacterized protein LOC119271870: MLPELENMIRVNPLEEEFGASSDSGGGAWSLLSEEVAAHIDDSVVSLASFHKDNGKSVYFACTGIIIESNSTTTSFLTSLSLLRSTDDDSKIFQDMMIKVRLPNNHLSMGWLDYYDLKYNVAVISIAPFHVFRAAFLDHQRQFEPHSEVVAVGRCFDSCKLMATAGMLTDNGKRIYREELAISTCEITMTGVGGPLVDFNGDFVGMNFYSKEETPFLPRNKILELLMNFRRTPPCWDTSKKRGSKTERGASKARLSPESHKSDLEVSLDARRDKFRSRGYPLPVLEDDGKRLRYSFEEEFSEDIWNKVKKRVASSMSRVVVALASFRGEARLFACTGVFIDCNGFTTRVLTSGNLIRSNEDESKVADNLKIEVLLPDKRHVPGMLPHYDLHYNVAIIIINKFCCTRTAIIDNKVKTGTHSEVLAIGRVYESGKLMAASGVAINKESELDCKDLRISTCQITKAGIGGPLIDSNGNFIGMNFYGLEETPYTPRDTVVKLLENFDAEGLE, encoded by the exons ATGCTTCCTGAATTAGAAAATATGATTCGAGTTAATCCTCTCGAAGAGGAATTCGGCGCCTCAAGCGATTCCGGTGGAGGTGCCTGGAGTCTACTCAGCGAAGAAGTCGCGGCACACATTGATGACAGTGTTGTGTCGCTCGCTTCATTCCATAAAGATAACG GAAAGTCGGTGTATTTTGCGTGCACGGGCATAATTATTGAGAGCAATTCAACTACTACAAGTTTCTTGACTTCGTTAAGTTTGCTTAGATCTACTGATGATGATAGCAAGATCTTTCAAGATATGATG ATTAAAGTGCGCCTTCCAAATAATCATCTTTCCATGGGATGGTTGGACTACTATGACTTAAAATACAATGTTGCTGTTATCAGCATCGCGCCCTTCCATGTTTTTCGCGCAGCATTTCTAGATCATCAGCGGCAATTTGAGCCTCATAGTGAAGTAGTTGCTGTTGGGCGTTGCTTCGACTCATGCAAATTAATGGCCACAGCTGGGATGTTGACTGACAATGGGAAGAGAATTTACCGCGAGGAGCTTGCCATCTCCACATGTGAAATCACTATG ACTGGAGTTGGAGGGCCCCTTGTTGATTTTAATGGTGACTTTGTCGGGATGAACTTTTATTCTAAGGAAGAGACTCCGTTCCTACCAAGGAATAAAATTCTTGAACTTCTGATGAATTTTAGGAGAACACCCCCGTGCTG GGATACAAGTAAGAAAAGAGGTAGTAAAACTGAAAGAGGCGCAAGCAAGGCACGACTATCTCCTGAATCTCACAAGTCCGATTTAGAAG TATCCTTGGATGCTAGAAGAGATAAGTTTAGGTCTCGTGGTTACCCCTTACCAGTTTTGGAGGACG ATGGCAAGCGTCTGCGTTATAGTTTTGAGGAGGAATTTAGTGAAGATATCTGGAACAAAGTCAAGAAAAGAGTAGCTTCaagtatgtctcgagttgttgttgcactcgcTTCATTCAGAG GAGAAGCGAGGCTTTTTGCTTGCACAGGTGTATTCATAGACTGCAATGGGTTCACCACAAGAGTTCTGACCTCGGGAAATTTGATTAGAAGTAATGAAGATGAAAGCAAGGTTGCTGATAACTTAAAG ATTGAAGTGCTCCTTCCAGATAAACGACATGTCCCAGGGATGTTGCCACATTACGATCTGCATTATAATGTCGCCATCATCATTATAAATAAATTTTGCTGTACACGTACAGCAATTATTGACAATAAGGTGAAAACTGGCACTCATTCGGAGGTATTAGCCATAGGGCGTGTCTATGAATCAGGAAAATTAATGGCTGCAAGTGGGGTAGCGATCAACAAAGAAAGTGAACTCGACTGTAAAGATCTTAGGATCTCCACTTGTCAAATCACAAAG GCTGGGATTGGAGGCCCTCTTATAGATTCTAATGGGAACTTTATTGGGATGAACTTCTATGGCTTGGAAGAAACTCCCTATACACCACGGGATACAGTTGTGAAACTCTTGGAGAATTTTGATGCAGAAGG GCTTGAATGA